In one Manduca sexta isolate Smith_Timp_Sample1 unplaced genomic scaffold, JHU_Msex_v1.0 HiC_scaffold_705, whole genome shotgun sequence genomic region, the following are encoded:
- the LOC115441274 gene encoding cathepsin B-like, with the protein MFQVTLLLALVSFVLGDFDADLHDKYMTMSREEFIEYFNSQNYNFKIGSAPELHESSTSCVYMDEETFNNLPRIYHSPAVIAAAPESFDARQQWPSCGSISEVYNQGACGSCWTFGTATVASDRTCIGLGVDVRLSEQDFECLTKDVCKGYYPQEAFNFWTTQGLVTQECKPYDIDKLKYNQTCTRTCVDGSSYESNKHYGASVYSVASDDGQIIAELFQNGPIEAVFTVFDDFRNYKSGVYEHMYGGMAGAHSVRVLGYGVENGVPYWLAVNSYGRGWGEGGYFKVKRFASDIGFENQLLAGRARN; encoded by the coding sequence ATGTTCCAAGTAACGTTATTGCTAGCACTTGTGAGTTTTGTACTCGGCGATTTCGACGCCGACCTCCACGACAAATATATGACAATGTCTAGGGAAGAATTTATAGAATACTTTAATAGTCAAAATTACAACTTCAAAATTGGATCTGCCCCAGAATTACACGAGTCAAGTACCTCTTGCGTTTATATGGACGAAGAGACCTTCAACAATCTTCCAAGAATATATCACAGCCCCGCAGTTATCGCAGCTGCACCAGAAAGCTTTGATGCGAGACAGCAATGGCCTAGTTGTGGAAGCATAAGCGAAGTATACAATCAAGGCGCTTGTGGATCCTGCTGGACCTTCGGAACAGCTACTGTTGCATCAGACAGAACATGCATTGGCTTAGGCGTTGATGTTCGCTTATCGGAACAGGATTTTGAATGCTTAACCAAAGATGTTTGTAAAGGTTACTATCCACAAGAGGCCTTTAATTTTTGGACCACCCAAGGGCTGGTTACTCAAGAATGTAAGCCGTACGACATTGATAAACTCAAGTACAATCAAACATGTACAAGAACTTGTGTTGACGGAAGTTCTTATGAAAGTAACAAACATTATGGTGCCTCAGTTTACTCTGTGGCTAGTGATGATGGCCAAATAATCGCAGAATTATTCCAAAATGGGCCAATAGAAGCCGTATTTACTGTTTTTGATGATTTTCGGAATTATAAATCTGGTGTTTATGAACACATGTATGGTGGTATGGCTGGAGCTCACAGCGTCAGAGTTTTAGGCTATGGAGTCGAGAATGGTGTACCGTACTGGTTGGCTGTTAACAGTTATGGAAGAGGATGGGGTGAAGGtggatattttaaagttaaacgTTTTGCAAGCGATATTGGTTTCGAAAACCAGCTGTTAGCTGGCCGAGCAAGAAATTAA